One segment of Streptomyces bathyalis DNA contains the following:
- a CDS encoding cytochrome c oxidase subunit 3 — translation MSVVATATAVETGHAHPSVNRPNLTSVGTIIWLSSELMFFAALFAMYFTLRSVTGADFWKEHADALNVPFSAVNTTILVLSSLTCQLGVFAAERGDVKKLRGWFIITFVMGAIFIGGQIFEYTELVEKDGISLSSDPYGSVFYLTTGFHGMHVTGGLIAFLLLLGRTYAARRFTHQQATAAIVVSYYWHFVDVVWIGLFATIYLIK, via the coding sequence ATGTCGGTCGTGGCGACAGCAACAGCAGTAGAAACCGGGCACGCGCACCCGTCGGTCAACAGGCCGAACCTCACCAGCGTCGGAACGATCATCTGGCTGAGTTCCGAGTTGATGTTCTTCGCGGCCCTCTTCGCGATGTACTTCACCCTGCGGTCCGTGACGGGTGCGGACTTCTGGAAGGAACATGCCGACGCGCTGAACGTGCCCTTCTCGGCGGTGAACACCACGATCCTGGTGCTCTCTTCGCTCACCTGTCAGCTCGGTGTCTTCGCCGCCGAGCGCGGTGACGTGAAGAAGCTGCGGGGCTGGTTCATCATCACCTTCGTCATGGGTGCGATCTTCATCGGCGGCCAGATCTTCGAGTACACGGAGCTGGTGGAGAAGGACGGCATCTCGCTCTCCTCGGATCCCTACGGCTCGGTGTTCTACCTGACCACCGGCTTCCACGGGATGCACGTCACGGGTGGTCTGATCGCGTTCCTGCTCCTGCTCGGCAGGACGTACGCGGCCAGGCGCTTCACGCATCAGCAGGCCACTGCAGCCATCGTCGTGTCCTACTACTGGCACTTCGTCGATGTCGTCTGGATCGGCCTCTTCGCCACGATCTACCTGATCAAGTAG
- a CDS encoding c-type cytochrome: protein MKKLSARRRHPLAALVVLIFALAATGGLYAAFAPAGEAKAEQSSSQSLAIEEGKRLYDVGCSSCHGTGGQGTSDGPSLVGVGSAAVDFQVGTGRMPAQQPGAQVPKKKRIYSEHETDQLAAYVASLGSGPIKPTKSQYDPSGADIANGGQLFRTNCAQCHNFTGEGGALTHGKYAPGLSDVDPKHVYEAMQTGPQNMPSFPDKVLPQQEKRDIAAYLKTVNSKESENPGGYKLGGLGPVIEGLFAWIFGLGVLILVAIWVAARTAKAKKS, encoded by the coding sequence GTGAAAAAGCTCTCCGCACGACGGCGCCATCCGCTGGCGGCGCTCGTCGTTCTCATCTTCGCGCTGGCGGCCACCGGGGGGCTGTACGCCGCGTTCGCTCCCGCAGGTGAAGCGAAGGCCGAACAGTCGTCGAGCCAGTCCCTCGCCATCGAGGAGGGCAAGAGGCTCTACGACGTGGGCTGTTCCAGCTGCCACGGAACCGGCGGCCAGGGCACCAGCGACGGCCCCAGCCTGGTGGGCGTCGGCTCCGCCGCCGTGGACTTCCAGGTCGGGACCGGCCGGATGCCCGCGCAGCAGCCGGGCGCCCAGGTGCCGAAGAAGAAGAGGATCTACAGCGAGCACGAGACGGACCAGCTCGCCGCCTACGTCGCCTCGTTGGGCTCCGGTCCGATCAAGCCCACCAAGAGCCAGTACGACCCGAGCGGCGCCGACATCGCCAACGGTGGTCAGCTCTTCCGTACGAACTGCGCCCAGTGTCACAATTTCACCGGTGAGGGCGGGGCACTCACGCACGGCAAGTACGCGCCGGGTCTCAGCGATGTCGACCCCAAGCATGTCTACGAGGCCATGCAGACCGGCCCGCAGAACATGCCTTCCTTCCCGGACAAGGTGTTGCCCCAGCAGGAGAAGCGGGACATCGCCGCATACCTGAAGACGGTGAACAGCAAGGAGTCCGAAAACCCCGGTGGTTACAAGCTGGGCGGCCTGGGTCCCGTCATCGAGGGCCTGTTCGCCTGGATCTTCGGCCTCGGCGTCCTCATCCTCGTCGCCATCTGGGTCGCAGCTCGGACCGCAAAGGCCAAGAAGTCATGA
- a CDS encoding ubiquinol-cytochrome c reductase iron-sulfur subunit, whose amino-acid sequence MSETGSHENVSEKNLPTEQQNGHGAVAVADDPFADPGLPPHEPRIQDMDERAAKRSERVVAMLFTASMLATLGFIASFVLIPVDKFIYVWPAGRIGALNFALGMTLGVALFCIGAGAVHWARTLMSDHELVDERHAVSAEPETRAKVMEDFAQGAKESGLGRRSLIRKTMFGALTLVPLSGVVLLRDLGPLPEDKLEHTLWSKGKLLVNENTQEPLRPEDITVGSLTFAMPEGLEEEDEDFQQQIAKAALMLVRLEPDDIKDKRELDWSHEGIVAYSKICTHVGCPVSLYEQQTHHVLCPCHQSTFDLSDGARVIFGPAGHALPQLKISVNNDGFLEAQGDFEEPVGPAYWERRA is encoded by the coding sequence ATGAGCGAGACTGGATCACACGAGAACGTGTCTGAGAAGAACCTGCCGACCGAGCAGCAGAACGGTCACGGTGCCGTGGCCGTCGCGGACGATCCGTTCGCCGACCCGGGCCTGCCGCCGCACGAGCCGCGGATCCAGGACATGGACGAGCGCGCCGCCAAGCGCTCCGAGCGCGTCGTGGCCATGCTCTTCACGGCCTCGATGCTGGCCACGCTCGGCTTCATCGCGAGCTTCGTGCTCATCCCGGTCGACAAGTTCATCTACGTCTGGCCGGCCGGGCGCATCGGTGCGCTGAACTTCGCGCTGGGAATGACGCTCGGCGTCGCTCTCTTCTGCATCGGCGCGGGCGCGGTCCACTGGGCGCGCACCCTGATGTCGGACCACGAACTGGTCGACGAGCGGCACGCCGTCTCCGCCGAGCCGGAGACCCGCGCGAAGGTCATGGAGGACTTCGCGCAGGGCGCCAAGGAGTCCGGCCTCGGGCGCCGTTCGCTCATCCGCAAGACCATGTTCGGCGCACTGACCCTGGTGCCGCTCTCCGGTGTCGTACTCCTGCGTGACCTCGGGCCGCTGCCGGAGGACAAGCTGGAGCACACGCTGTGGTCCAAGGGCAAGCTCCTGGTGAACGAGAACACCCAGGAGCCCCTGCGCCCCGAGGACATCACCGTCGGCTCGCTCACCTTCGCCATGCCCGAGGGCCTGGAGGAGGAGGACGAGGACTTTCAGCAGCAGATCGCCAAGGCGGCCCTGATGCTCGTCCGGCTCGAGCCCGACGACATCAAGGACAAGCGGGAGTTGGACTGGTCCCACGAGGGGATCGTCGCCTACTCCAAGATCTGCACCCACGTCGGCTGTCCTGTCAGCCTCTACGAGCAGCAGACGCACCACGTGCTCTGCCCGTGCCACCAGTCGACCTTCGACCTGTCGGACGGTGCACGAGTGATCTTCGGCCCGGCGGGCCACGCGCTGCCGCAGCTGAAGATCAGCGTAAACAACGACGGATTCCTCGAAGCGCAGGGCGACTTCGAAGAACCCGTGGGCCCGGCCTACTGGGAGCGTCGAGCATGA
- a CDS encoding cytochrome b has protein sequence MSTATETTAPKRKAPAGERVADWADGRLGIYSLAKANMRKIFPDHWSFMLGEVALYSFIIIILTGVYLTLFFHPSMNEVEYHGSYVPMQGVRMSEAFASTLDISFDVRGGLLVRQIHHWAALIFLGAMFVHMMRVFFTGAFRKPREINWLFGFLLFVLGMFTGFTGYSLPDDLLSGTGVRFMEGAILSMPIVGTYMSMFLFGGEFPGHDFVARFFSVHVLLLPGIMLGLLVAHLILVFYHKHTQFAGPGRTNKNVVGMPLLPVYMAKAGGFFFLVFGVISAISAAFTVNPIWVLGPYRPDQVSTNAQPDWYMGFSEGLIRIMPGWEIHLWGHTLVMGVFIPLMVFPLVLAAIAVYPFIESWVTGDKREHHIADRPRNAPTRTAFGAAWIAWYTVMLIGGGNDLVATHFDLSINSITWFVRIAFFVVPVVVFFITRRACLGLQRRDKEKVLHGRESGIIKRLPHGEFIEVHEQLSQEQLHTLTSHEQHKPYEVGPETDENGVQRKVGRGQKLRARLSKGYYGEQAQIPKPTAEEYQELTSGHGHH, from the coding sequence ATGAGTACAGCAACCGAGACCACCGCCCCGAAGCGCAAGGCACCCGCCGGCGAGCGGGTCGCGGACTGGGCCGACGGCCGCCTGGGGATCTACTCCCTGGCCAAGGCCAACATGCGCAAGATCTTCCCGGACCACTGGTCCTTCATGCTGGGTGAGGTCGCGCTCTACAGCTTCATCATCATCATCCTGACCGGCGTGTATCTGACGCTGTTCTTCCACCCGTCGATGAACGAGGTGGAGTATCACGGCAGTTACGTGCCGATGCAGGGCGTACGGATGTCGGAGGCGTTCGCCTCCACGCTGGACATCAGCTTCGACGTCCGCGGCGGTCTGCTCGTCCGGCAGATCCACCACTGGGCGGCGCTGATCTTCCTCGGCGCGATGTTCGTGCACATGATGCGCGTCTTCTTCACCGGCGCGTTCCGCAAGCCGCGCGAGATCAACTGGCTGTTCGGCTTCCTGCTGTTCGTGCTGGGCATGTTCACCGGCTTCACCGGCTACTCCCTGCCGGACGACCTGCTCTCGGGCACCGGCGTGAGGTTCATGGAGGGCGCGATCCTCTCCATGCCGATCGTCGGCACCTACATGTCGATGTTCCTCTTCGGCGGAGAGTTCCCCGGGCACGATTTCGTCGCGCGGTTCTTCTCGGTCCACGTGCTGCTGCTGCCGGGGATCATGCTGGGCCTGCTCGTGGCGCATCTGATCCTGGTCTTCTATCACAAGCACACGCAGTTCGCCGGTCCCGGCCGTACGAACAAGAACGTGGTCGGAATGCCGCTGCTGCCGGTCTACATGGCCAAGGCAGGAGGCTTCTTCTTCCTCGTCTTCGGCGTCATCTCCGCCATCTCCGCGGCCTTCACCGTCAACCCGATCTGGGTGCTCGGCCCGTACAGGCCGGATCAGGTGTCGACCAATGCGCAGCCCGACTGGTACATGGGCTTCTCCGAGGGGCTGATCCGCATCATGCCCGGCTGGGAGATCCATCTGTGGGGCCACACGCTTGTGATGGGCGTCTTCATCCCGCTGATGGTCTTCCCGCTGGTGCTGGCGGCGATCGCCGTCTATCCGTTCATCGAGTCGTGGGTGACGGGCGACAAACGCGAGCATCACATCGCCGACCGGCCCCGCAACGCCCCGACACGTACGGCCTTCGGCGCGGCCTGGATCGCCTGGTACACGGTGATGCTGATCGGCGGCGGCAACGACCTGGTGGCAACGCACTTCGACCTGTCGATCAACTCGATCACATGGTTCGTGCGGATCGCCTTCTTCGTGGTGCCGGTGGTCGTCTTCTTCATCACCCGGCGCGCGTGTCTCGGGCTCCAGCGCCGCGACAAGGAGAAGGTGCTGCACGGTCGCGAGTCCGGCATCATCAAGCGGCTCCCGCACGGCGAGTTCATCGAGGTGCACGAGCAGCTCTCCCAGGAGCAGCTGCACACGCTCACCTCGCACGAGCAGCACAAGCCGTACGAGGTCGGCCCGGAGACGGACGAGAACGGCGTCCAGCGGAAGGTCGGCCGCGGGCAGAAGCTGCGCGCCCGGCTCTCCAAGGGCTACTACGGCGAGCAGGCGCAGATCCCCAAGCCGACCGCCGAGGAGTACCAGGAGCTCACGAGCGGCCACGGCCACCACTGA
- the trpD gene encoding anthranilate phosphoribosyltransferase: protein MSAVPSSGSPAPGASGLGGTSGGPKTWPDVLTSLLAGEDLSADATAWAMDNIMRGEATDAQIAGFAVALRAKGETVGEISGLVRAMYAHANVIEVPGPTVDIVGTGGDRARTVNISTMSAIVVAGCGAKVVKHGNRAASSASGATDVLEKLGVNLELSPQRVAEVASEAGITFCFAVKFHPSLRHVANARGELGIPTSFNFLGPLTNPARVRAQATGVANPRMAPIMAGVLAERGSSALVFRGDDGLDELTTTATSTVWVVRDGAVREESFDPRDVGLDIVPVEALRGADAAYNADVARALLDGEHGPVRDAVLLNSAAALVALEPGDAPLTEQIRVAMGRAAESVDSGAARAALDRWVTASHM from the coding sequence ATGAGTGCCGTTCCATCTTCCGGCTCTCCCGCCCCCGGAGCCTCTGGCCTGGGAGGTACCTCAGGAGGTCCGAAAACCTGGCCGGACGTACTGACATCGCTGCTCGCCGGTGAGGATCTCAGCGCCGACGCCACCGCGTGGGCGATGGACAACATCATGCGCGGCGAGGCCACCGACGCGCAGATCGCCGGTTTCGCGGTGGCGCTGCGGGCCAAGGGCGAGACGGTGGGGGAGATCTCGGGTCTCGTACGGGCGATGTACGCGCACGCGAACGTGATCGAGGTGCCGGGCCCGACCGTCGACATCGTCGGTACGGGCGGCGACAGGGCCCGTACGGTCAACATCTCCACGATGTCCGCGATCGTCGTCGCCGGGTGCGGTGCCAAGGTCGTCAAGCACGGCAACCGTGCCGCCTCCAGCGCGAGCGGTGCCACGGACGTGCTGGAAAAGCTGGGCGTCAATCTGGAGTTGAGCCCGCAGCGCGTGGCCGAGGTGGCCTCGGAGGCGGGGATCACATTCTGCTTCGCCGTGAAGTTCCACCCGTCGTTGCGCCATGTGGCCAACGCGCGGGGCGAGTTGGGCATCCCCACCTCGTTCAACTTCCTCGGCCCGCTGACGAACCCCGCACGTGTACGGGCTCAGGCGACGGGGGTCGCCAATCCCCGCATGGCGCCCATCATGGCCGGCGTGCTGGCCGAACGCGGCTCGTCCGCCCTTGTCTTCCGCGGCGACGACGGGCTGGACGAGCTGACGACCACCGCCACGTCCACGGTGTGGGTCGTACGGGACGGGGCGGTGCGCGAGGAGTCCTTCGACCCGCGTGACGTCGGCCTCGACATCGTGCCCGTCGAAGCGCTGCGCGGCGCCGACGCCGCCTACAACGCCGATGTGGCCCGCGCTCTGCTGGACGGCGAGCACGGCCCCGTGCGGGACGCCGTGCTGCTCAACTCCGCCGCGGCACTCGTCGCTCTCGAACCGGGAGACGCCCCGCTGACGGAGCAGATCCGCGTGGCGATGGGCAGGGCGGCCGAGTCGGTCGACAGCGGCGCCGCGCGTGCCGCGCTGGACCGCTGGGTGACTGCCAGCCATATGTGA
- a CDS encoding aminotransferase class V-fold PLP-dependent enzyme yields MSLLIASATDRPAPAREAVPEPTSVTAPAPAPASAPLPVLGLDVRAPLATGGELPYAALDYAASAPVLRSVWEDVAAYAPYYGSVHRGAGYLSQHSTAVFERSRATVARFLGCRSTDQVVFTRSTTDSLNLLASALPEGTRVFVFETEHHASLLPWQAAGARTVLLDAPRSAGQAVGTLERALAAAPEGPKLVCVTGASNVTGEIWPVRRLAAAAHRYGARIVLDAAQLVPHRPVHIGELDVDWVAFSGHKLYAPFGAGVLAGRSDWLDAAEPYLAGGGASRKVARDADGGVEVEWQNGPARHEAGSPNVIGAYSIASACEALTGAGFPELAAREGELTTKLLAGLSELPGVKVLSLFGVDDESAPSDARAEAERRVGVVSFVIEGWSSAHVAAALSAEYGIGVRDGLFCAHPLVRALLGARSEDPGECGAPEGRSLNAVRVSIGAGTPEEHVERFVRAVRELVRDGARLRYRTEDGRCVPETGTLPETGTLPETAARGVLSA; encoded by the coding sequence ATGAGCCTGCTCATCGCGTCCGCCACCGACCGTCCCGCGCCGGCCCGCGAGGCCGTTCCGGAGCCCACGTCCGTCACCGCCCCCGCCCCTGCCCCCGCCTCCGCGCCCCTGCCGGTGCTGGGCCTGGATGTGCGCGCGCCGCTCGCGACGGGCGGTGAACTCCCTTACGCCGCACTGGACTACGCCGCGAGCGCGCCCGTGCTGCGCAGCGTGTGGGAGGACGTCGCCGCGTACGCCCCGTACTACGGCAGCGTGCACCGTGGCGCCGGCTACCTCTCCCAGCACTCCACCGCCGTCTTCGAGCGGAGCCGCGCCACCGTGGCGCGCTTCCTCGGCTGCCGCAGCACGGACCAGGTCGTCTTCACCCGCTCCACCACGGATTCGCTCAACCTGCTGGCGTCGGCGCTGCCTGAGGGCACGCGTGTATTCGTCTTCGAGACGGAGCACCACGCGTCGCTCCTCCCGTGGCAGGCGGCCGGTGCGCGGACAGTCCTCCTGGACGCACCGCGCTCGGCCGGACAGGCCGTCGGGACGCTGGAGCGTGCGCTGGCAGCGGCGCCCGAAGGCCCGAAGCTGGTCTGCGTGACGGGTGCGTCCAACGTCACGGGCGAGATCTGGCCCGTACGCCGGCTGGCCGCCGCGGCGCACCGGTACGGAGCCCGGATCGTGCTGGACGCGGCGCAACTCGTACCGCACCGCCCCGTGCACATCGGCGAACTGGACGTCGACTGGGTGGCGTTCTCCGGGCACAAGCTGTACGCGCCGTTCGGGGCCGGGGTGCTGGCGGGCCGTTCCGACTGGCTGGACGCCGCCGAGCCCTACCTGGCCGGCGGCGGGGCCAGCCGCAAGGTCGCGCGGGACGCGGACGGCGGCGTCGAGGTGGAGTGGCAGAACGGACCGGCCCGTCACGAGGCCGGGTCGCCGAATGTGATCGGCGCGTACTCCATTGCCTCCGCCTGCGAGGCGCTCACCGGTGCGGGGTTCCCGGAACTGGCCGCGCGCGAGGGGGAGTTGACCACGAAGCTGCTGGCGGGCCTGTCGGAGCTGCCCGGAGTGAAGGTGCTCTCGCTCTTCGGCGTGGACGACGAGAGCGCGCCGTCCGATGCCAGGGCAGAGGCGGAGCGCAGGGTCGGCGTCGTCTCCTTCGTCATCGAGGGCTGGAGCAGCGCGCACGTCGCCGCCGCCCTCTCCGCCGAGTACGGCATCGGTGTACGCGACGGCCTCTTCTGCGCGCATCCGCTGGTGCGCGCGCTGCTGGGCGCCCGGAGCGAGGACCCCGGCGAGTGCGGTGCGCCCGAGGGACGCTCGCTGAACGCCGTACGGGTGAGCATCGGCGCGGGGACACCGGAGGAGCACGTGGAGAGGTTCGTACGGGCCGTGCGCGAACTCGTACGTGACGGCGCCCGTCTGCGCTACCGCACGGAGGACGGGCGCTGCGTTCCGGAGACCGGCACCCTCCCGGAGACGGGCACCCTCCCGGAGACCGCCGCCCGGGGTGTGCTCAGCGCCTGA
- a CDS encoding Lrp/AsnC family transcriptional regulator: MITSIVLLKTSPERIPEIAEQIAALEGVSEVYSVTGAHDLIAMVRVARHDDLADVIPGRISKVPGVLSTETHIAFRTYSQHDLESAFAIGLDA, encoded by the coding sequence GTGATCACCTCGATCGTGCTCCTCAAGACCAGCCCCGAACGCATCCCCGAGATCGCCGAGCAGATCGCGGCGCTCGAGGGCGTCAGCGAGGTCTACTCGGTCACCGGTGCTCACGATCTGATCGCGATGGTGCGTGTGGCCAGGCACGACGACCTGGCGGACGTCATTCCCGGCCGGATCAGCAAGGTGCCGGGCGTGCTCTCCACGGAGACCCACATCGCCTTCCGCACCTACTCGCAGCACGACCTGGAGTCGGCCTTCGCCATCGGCCTGGACGCCTGA
- a CDS encoding rhomboid family intramembrane serine protease — protein sequence MNRTVPKIPVVTCALIILCTVIFLTGPASGFLPGHGSGTSLHRAQAAYFNHWGVVPRTLWSGALRPFVTPLTALFLHASWLHLLGNLLFLHVFGGPVEMLMGRLRFAVCYVSVGYIAMLCYAAAHSQSGETLVGASGAVSGVLGAFLYLHPRARVTSLFPFLYFLPLRFPAWVVLVFWLALQWIAARGDTDGPGVAYLAHVVGFTLGFLYAWARFRRFRTATVGTPAPATQGESTP from the coding sequence ATGAACCGCACCGTGCCGAAGATTCCCGTCGTGACCTGTGCGCTCATCATCCTGTGCACCGTGATCTTCCTCACCGGCCCGGCCTCGGGTTTTCTGCCCGGCCACGGCAGCGGCACGTCCCTGCACCGGGCGCAAGCCGCGTACTTCAACCACTGGGGCGTCGTCCCTCGCACTCTGTGGAGCGGTGCCCTGCGGCCGTTCGTCACGCCTCTGACCGCGCTCTTCCTGCACGCGAGCTGGCTGCACCTGCTGGGGAATCTGCTCTTTCTCCATGTCTTCGGCGGCCCGGTGGAGATGCTCATGGGCCGCCTGCGCTTCGCCGTCTGCTATGTGAGCGTCGGCTACATCGCCATGCTCTGCTACGCGGCGGCGCACAGCCAGTCGGGGGAGACCCTGGTCGGGGCGTCCGGCGCGGTCTCGGGCGTGCTGGGGGCGTTCCTCTACCTCCATCCGAGGGCACGGGTCACCAGCCTCTTCCCGTTCCTCTACTTCCTGCCGCTGCGATTCCCCGCCTGGGTGGTGCTCGTCTTCTGGCTCGCCCTGCAGTGGATCGCGGCCCGCGGGGACACCGACGGACCGGGCGTGGCCTACCTCGCCCATGTGGTCGGATTCACCCTCGGCTTCCTCTACGCATGGGCGCGTTTCCGCCGTTTCCGTACGGCTACAGTGGGCACGCCCGCTCCGGCGACCCAGGGAGAGTCCACACCGTGA
- a CDS encoding NYN domain-containing protein, protein MPEKVRRRVVSLTGDALGGLTIAELPAPLRQYARFTPQRRIKFGANAMAAALESEPAFRERIAEQLRERFPELTEALTSGTPPPAADPVDVAAVAYVLRPVDWPKLVAAAGEEAQRAQAERAGEEAQRELARLRGELAEARTAARTEAERGRGELESVRKELEVTQRKLRSAQSDVKRGEAEVRKTRAELEELRSSAAAEKSAAESESRRLRTRLSEAESALEAGRRAAREGRSVQDMRVRLLLDSVLDAAQGLRRELALPPTTSRPADTVDAVEPGRMTPRDIAARALSETDPELLDQLLALPQSHLVVDGYNVTKTGYPTMPLDKQRLRLLGGLAGLAAQSGAEVTCVFDGAELAAPVLLAPPRGVRVLFSKPGETADELIRRLVRAEPPGRAVVVVSSDREVADGCAAAGARPVASALLLRRLGRT, encoded by the coding sequence CTGCCCGAGAAGGTCCGCCGCAGGGTGGTGTCCCTCACGGGCGACGCGCTGGGCGGCCTGACCATCGCCGAACTGCCCGCCCCGTTGCGCCAGTACGCACGTTTCACCCCGCAGCGCCGCATCAAATTCGGCGCCAACGCGATGGCGGCGGCACTCGAGAGCGAACCCGCGTTCCGCGAGCGGATCGCCGAGCAGCTGCGCGAGCGCTTCCCCGAGCTCACCGAGGCGCTGACTTCGGGCACGCCCCCGCCCGCCGCCGATCCCGTGGACGTGGCGGCCGTGGCGTACGTGCTGCGTCCTGTGGACTGGCCCAAGCTCGTCGCCGCGGCAGGCGAGGAGGCCCAGCGCGCGCAGGCCGAACGCGCCGGTGAGGAGGCCCAGCGCGAACTGGCCAGGCTCCGCGGCGAACTGGCCGAGGCGCGCACCGCGGCGCGTACGGAGGCCGAACGTGGTCGCGGCGAACTGGAGTCGGTGCGCAAGGAGCTGGAGGTGACCCAGCGGAAGCTGCGCAGCGCCCAGAGCGATGTGAAGCGCGGCGAGGCGGAGGTGCGCAAGACGCGGGCCGAGCTCGAGGAGCTGCGCTCCTCGGCGGCCGCGGAGAAGTCGGCGGCCGAGAGCGAGAGCCGCCGGCTGCGCACCCGGCTCTCGGAAGCGGAGTCCGCGCTGGAGGCCGGACGCCGTGCCGCCCGCGAGGGGCGCAGCGTGCAGGACATGCGGGTGCGGCTGCTGCTGGACAGCGTGCTGGACGCCGCACAGGGCCTCCGTCGCGAGCTGGCGCTTCCTCCCACGACGAGCCGGCCCGCCGACACCGTCGACGCCGTCGAACCCGGGCGCATGACCCCGCGCGACATCGCTGCGCGTGCCCTGTCCGAGACCGATCCGGAACTTCTCGACCAGCTCCTCGCGCTACCGCAGTCGCATCTGGTCGTCGACGGCTACAACGTCACCAAGACCGGCTATCCCACGATGCCCCTGGACAAGCAGAGGCTGAGGCTGCTCGGGGGGCTGGCGGGCCTCGCCGCCCAGTCCGGTGCCGAGGTCACATGCGTCTTCGACGGGGCCGAACTCGCCGCGCCCGTGCTGCTGGCGCCCCCGCGGGGCGTGCGCGTCCTCTTCAGCAAGCCGGGGGAGACCGCCGACGAGCTCATCCGGCGACTCGTGCGGGCGGAGCCTCCGGGACGTGCCGTGGTGGTCGTCTCCTCGGACCGTGAGGTGGCGGACGGCTGCGCGGCGGCCGGAGCCCGCCCGGTCGCCTCGGCCCTCCTTCTGCGCCGTCTCGGACGCACCTAG
- a CDS encoding C40 family peptidase: MASHRRPKQPSRTRRVTVLTATAAAAVALTTQGAQAEPKASKKEVKEKVDKLYEEAEGATEKYNGAKEKQNKLEKEVANLQDSVARGQDDLNDMRNGLGSMATAQYRTGGVDPSVQLFLSSDPDSYLDKASTLDQLSSKQAEALKKIQTKQRNLAQQRQEAADKLKDLADTRKELGEKKKGIQAKLSKARGLLNKLTAGDRARLAAEQARADRASASRVDLGSDASASQRAAAALSAAKSKIGSPYVWGATGPSSFDCSGLTSWAYKQAGVSLPRTSQAQAGAGTQIGRGALAPGDLVIFYGDQHHIGFYAGNGQILHAPKPGAGVRYESINNMPFQFGVRIG; the protein is encoded by the coding sequence GTGGCGTCCCACCGTCGACCCAAGCAGCCCAGCCGTACCCGCCGCGTCACCGTGCTCACGGCAACCGCCGCCGCGGCAGTGGCCCTCACCACGCAGGGCGCGCAAGCCGAACCCAAGGCCTCCAAGAAGGAGGTCAAGGAGAAGGTCGACAAGCTCTACGAAGAGGCCGAAGGCGCGACGGAGAAGTACAACGGCGCCAAGGAGAAGCAGAACAAGCTGGAGAAGGAGGTCGCGAACCTCCAGGACAGCGTGGCGCGTGGGCAGGACGACCTCAACGACATGCGCAACGGCCTCGGTTCGATGGCCACGGCGCAGTACCGCACCGGCGGTGTGGACCCGTCCGTGCAGCTCTTCCTCTCCTCGGACCCGGACAGCTACCTCGACAAGGCCTCCACGCTCGACCAGTTGAGCAGCAAGCAGGCCGAGGCGCTGAAGAAGATCCAGACGAAGCAGCGCAACCTGGCGCAGCAGCGCCAGGAGGCCGCGGACAAGCTCAAGGACCTGGCCGACACCCGCAAGGAGCTCGGCGAGAAGAAGAAGGGCATCCAGGCGAAGCTCTCCAAGGCTCGCGGTCTCCTCAACAAGCTGACCGCGGGCGACCGCGCGCGTCTCGCCGCGGAGCAGGCGAGAGCCGACCGCGCCTCCGCCTCGCGCGTGGATCTCGGCAGCGACGCCTCCGCCTCGCAGCGGGCCGCGGCCGCGCTCTCCGCCGCCAAGAGCAAGATAGGTTCGCCGTACGTGTGGGGGGCGACCGGTCCCAGCTCCTTCGACTGCTCCGGCCTCACCTCCTGGGCGTACAAGCAGGCCGGCGTCTCGCTGCCGCGCACCTCCCAGGCCCAGGCCGGCGCCGGAACCCAGATCGGCCGCGGCGCACTCGCCCCCGGCGACCTGGTCATCTTCTACGGCGACCAGCACCACATCGGCTTCTACGCGGGCAACGGGCAGATCCTGCACGCCCCCAAGCCGGGTGCCGGTGTGCGCTACGAGTCGATCAACAACATGCCGTTCCAGTTCGGCGTGCGGATCGGCTGA